In the genome of Leptotrichia sp. HSP-536, the window TTTTCATTTATTATTGCTGCAACATTAATAACATCTATAAATAATTTAACTTGGGCTGACAATGAACAGCATATTGCTGAAACTGATGATGAAGTGCTGGTTAAAGAAAAGGAAGAAGAAAGAGAAGATGAGGATTCAGAAAATTTGTTCTACATATCAAATGTGGACATTGAAGGTATGAAGACATTTGATAAGAAATATTTTTTAGAAAATTTACCAATTAAGGCTGGAGACAATGCTTCGTCAAAGAAAATAATCGAAGGGGCAAAAAAATATTTGAAACGAGATTTTGCAAGTGTAAATCTAGCCCAAACATACTCTTATAATAGCATCTCAGTACTCTATAAAGTTAAAGAAAATCCAATTGTAAGAAGTATTAATCTTAAAGGAAATACACTTTATATAACAGAGGAGCTTATAAAAGCATCAGGAATAAAGATAGGAGAAATTCTTAATGGAAATTTATTATATCCCTATGATAACGGAATTATTAATTTGTATGTTAAAGATGGATATCTTGGAGCAAGAATTGAATCTATAAATGTTTCAGATGAAGGAGATATAAATATTGAATTGACAGAAGGAGTTGTTGATTCTGTTGAATTTACAAATATGAAATATCGAAATAATGATAAAATACCATCATCATTAAAAACAAAACCTTATATATTTGAAAGATCTCAAGCAATAAAACCAGGACAAATTTTTCAAAAAGAAAATATCGAAGCTACAATAAAAAGCCTTTATAGAACGGGTATATTTGATAGAGTGGAACCGTTTATTGAAGACAAAGAAGACGATCCAAATGCAAGAATTGTAAAATTTCATGTTGAAGAACGCCAAACGGTTAGTCAAAAGATAGATATTGGTTATGTAGCTGAATTGGGAATACATAAAAGTTTTAGACTTTCAGATTCAAACTTTTTAGGTAAAGGACAAAATGCTTCTATTGAATATTTCGATACAACTAAAGGAAATAAGAATTTTACAATTAATTGGTATGAACCTTGGCTAAGAGGAACGGATCACGTTGGTTTATTTGGATCAGTATATTGGGAACAGTCTGTCGATATTGCAGCAAAATCTGATGAAGTAAAAAAAGCTAAGACAATTGGAACTTTTTGGACAATTAGCAAATCATTAGATAAATTAGATAAAGATATTGACATAAGCCTTAGTACAAGTTTTAGAAATATTAAAGAATTATTTGCAAATAAAAAAGTAAATGACAAATATAAATTATTTCAGATAAATCCTAGATTAATCTATGATAAAAGAAATGATAAAATTAATCCAACAAAAGGAATCTATGCAGAAATATCATACAAAAAAGGAAAACTTGTAAATGATCCTAGAAAATTTGATAATTTTGAAATAGATTTAAAGGCATATCATCCGACATTTTTGGAGATAAAAATATAATGGCGTATAAAGCAAAATGGGGAACTACAGGAAAGGAAACTCCTGAATGGGAAAAATTTAGTGTTGGTGGTTATAGAACGATTCGTGGTTATGACTTTGGTGCATTTGATGGATATGACCAATTTTTTGCAACCATTCAAAATAGAACAAAAATAAATAATATCATAGAACTCATTGCATTTTTTGATATAGGAAATGCTTGGCAACACGAAGAAAAAGATCCTGTTACAGGCAAAAAAATATACAGACCAAATAGAAAAGATGCACATAACTTTAAGAATCTTAAAAAAAGCTATGGAATTGGAGCAGGATTTAATACACCATTTGGATTATTAAAATTTGAATATGGATGGCCGTTGGATCCTGAGAAAAAAGGTGAAAAAGTAGGTAATGGTAAATTTTATCTTAATTTAGATTATTCATTTTAACAAAAGATAGCAAGAAGTCTCCGGCTTCTACAAGCGGGAGATGAATTGATTTTTTTATAAAAAAATTGAAAAAAGGATATATTTATGATATAATTTATTCAGTAAAATAATATAGAAGTAGTTAATAATAATATCATATAATAGTAATTATCATTCAGTATTTGATATAAATTATCATATGATTTTTTGTATAAAATATCGAAGAGAAGTCATTAATGATGAAATTTCTAATAGATTGAAAGAGATTTTTGAAAAAATATGTCCGAAGTATAACATTGTTCTTAAAGAGTGGGAACATGATGCTGATCATATTCATATGTTGATTAATGCTATGCCTAATACTGAACTTTCTAAGTTTGTAAATGCTTACAAAAGTGCTTCCAGCAGGTTGATAAAAAAGAATTTCCTGAAATAAGGAGAAGATTGTGGAAAGAATATTTTTGGAGCAGAAGTTACTTAGTTGTAAGTGTTGGAGGCGCCGTCAGAGATAATTAAAAAATATATTCAGAATCAAAAGGAGGTGTAATTTCATGAAATATAATTTAGCATTCAAATACAGAATTTATCCAAATAAGGAGCAAGAATTATTCATAAACAAGACTTTCGGATGTGTTCGTTCTGTTTACAATACGATTTTGTATGCTGCAAATAAATTTTATGAAGAAACTGGAAAAAATAAAATAATTACACCTGCCAGTTTGAAGAGTGAAAATCAATTTTTGAAAGAAGTGGACAGTCTGGCACTTTCAAATGCTCAATTGAATGTAAGACGATCGTTTACGAATTTCTTTCAGAAGAGAGCGAAGTTTCCGAGGTTCAAATCTAAAAAGACTAGTGTTAAAAGTTATACGACAAATTGTGTGAACAATTCGATACGAATTGAGGAAAACAAATATTTGGTTTTGCCAAAATTGAAAAAAATTAAATTAAAATATCATAGAGAAATACCGAAGGATTACAGGATAAAGTCAGTAACATTGACAAACAGTAATGGAAATTACTATGTTTCTGTCTTGACGGAATTTGAAAAAGAAATTCAAAAAATGCCAAGTAGTGATAAAGTAATTGGCCTTGATTTTTCAATGTCTGAATTATTTGTCAGTTCTGAAAACCAAAGGGCTGATTATCCAAGATATTTTAGGATGTTAGAAGAAAAATTAAAGAAATTACAGAAATCATTGTCAAGGAAAGTAAAATTTTCTAAAAATTGGTATAAGCAAAAAGCGAAAATATCAAAATTACATGAGCATATTAAAAATTGTCGAAGAGATTTTTGCATAAGTTATCGAAAAAATTGGCCAAAGAACATAATGCTGTGATTGTCGAGGATTTGAATATGGAAGGGATGAGCCAGGCATTAAATTTTGGGAAAAGTGTAGGAGATAATGGATGGGGAATGTTTTTGAGGATGCTTGAGTATAAGTTGATGTTTTTAGGAAAGCAATTTTTAAAAATAGATAAGTGGTTTCCGTCGTCGAAAACTTGCAGTAAATGTGGAAATGTTAAAGAGGAGCTGAAATTATCAGAAAGAAGCTATAAATGTGAGTTCTGTGGAATTGAGATTGATAGAGATTACAATGCGGCACTGAATATAAAAAACATTGGAAAAGAGATGTTGAAATATTAGGAAATAAAAAGGCAGGGCAGGAACTGCCCGAAGAGCTTGGTAAATATATTTGGCTAACAAAAGAAGATACTTCCCAAGAAGCTCCTGCTTCTAAAAGCGGGAGTAGTTCACCGGTATATTAGAGATTATCGTATAATTTAAAATTTTCGTAAACAAGATTCCAGAATCTGTCAAAATCAAGTCTTACTCCTACATCAACATTTGGCTCTTTCTTAAGTATCCCAAAATAATCACATATTGTTCTGCCATACGATTTTTCACTCCAAAGTTCGATTTCACAGAACATGGGTTTAACTTCTATACATTCAGGATCAATTATATAAGCAATAGTAGTAGGATCATGAACCGGAGGGGCATTCTTTTTCTGAGCAGACGTAAAAAATTCCATTGACTCTACAAATACTCTTGATGCTTTGTTATTCAGCGTTCTTATGTTGTCCACTACTTCCTTAGTTGCCAAAGTCTGCCTTGTTAAATCTAGTCCCATCATTACCAGTTTTACTCCTGAAGTAAATACAATATGTGCCGCTTCAGGGTCTGCAAGAATGTTAAATTCTGCTGCTGGTGTCGTATTTCCTAGCTGATATGAACCTCCCATTAATACTATCCTATTAATTTTTTCTATTATTTTAGGCTCAAATCTCATTGCCATTCCAATATTAGTTAATGGTCCTATAGGAACAAGCGTTATTTTCTCATCTGAATTCATTAAAATTGATATTTTCTCAAATTTTTCTAAAAAAAACCTGCACCTCAGTCTTGTTTATGTCCAAGATTTTAGATGCAGTCCATTTTTTTATTCCCCTGCCATTTCCTTTGACTTTTCTGTACAAGCCTTGACAGCTTCCATCACCGTTCCTCTAAATTTACCATCTTCCAGTACTTTCAAAGCAGCAATTGTAGTTCCTCCTGGAGAAGTTACCTCGTCTTTCAAAACTCCTGGATGTTTTTTTGTTTCAAGCATCATTTTAGCTGAGCCTAAAACCGTTTGGGCAATGATTTCGTAAGCCTTGTCCCTTGGCATTCCTTCCAGTACCCCGCCATCCGCAAGAGCTTCTATAAATACGTAAACATACGCTGGTAAAGATCCGCTAATTCCTGTATAAGCATGCATAAGCTTTTCATCAATTTCAATACTTTTTCCAAAACTATTCAGCAATTTAAAAATCATAGTTTTTTCATTTTCCTGAATGTTCTGATTAAAAGAAACTGCCGTCATTCCTTCCATCACTTGAGCAGGTGTGTTTGGCATAGTTCTAATAACTTTTTTGTCAGTTCCAATAATATTTTCAATAAAATCAATACTAATTCCAGCGGCAATTGATAAAACAATCGTTTTTTCCGACAAATCATCTTTTATTTTATCCAGTACTTTTGGAACAATATTTGGTTTTACAGAAACAATGAGAATATCACTTTTATTTGCAAGTTCGTTTTCATTTTCTGCTTTTTTTACTCCATACTCTTTTGATAATTCTTCAATTTTTACCTTGTTTAAATCAAAAATAGCTATATTTTTATTTTCAAGAAAGTTTGAGGCTGTAACACCTTTCAATATAGAGCTTCCCATATTTCCTGCTCCAATAATTCCTAATTTCATTTAATTCTGCTCCTTATTCTGATATTTTTTTAAAAGTCATTTTAAAGATATTCAAATTCCTATCTTAAAAAGTTTCAAATATATATTATTTATTATTTCTAAAAATTTTTTTGCTTTTTTTATAAACAGTTTCGCTGAATCCCAATTTCAAATTTACAAGACAAGCTACTACGAAAAAATAGTCCGAAAGTCTATTTATATACTGAAGTCCAATTTTATTTATTCCTTCATCTGCTTCAATTACGGCTATCATCTTTCGCTCCAAATTACGCACACTTGTACGCATCATATGAAACATGCTCGAAATTTTACTTCCTCCTGGAATTATAAAACATTCTAATCTAGGCAGCAACGGAATATATTCATCCATTCTCTGCTCAAGCCACTCTACATCACCAATCTGCTGCTTGTATTCTCGTATCCCTTCAGGTACTGCTAAATCACTGCCACAGTCAAAAAGCTGCTGCTGTATATTTTCACATTCTTTACGGATTTCCCCAAGAACGCTATTTAATTTTTCATCTTCACGAATTTCTGCCACAATAACTCCAAGCAGTGAACAAACTTCATCCATTGTTCCATACGCTTCCACTCTCACATGAGTCTTGCTCACACGTTCTCCTCCAGCAAGTCTTGTAAAACCTTCATCACCATATTTTGTGTATATTTTCATAAATGTCAACTTCCTTTTCTTAGTTTAATTTTTAATAAAGTTTATAAATAATTGAGATATACTCGAAACTTTAGACTACTTTTAATAACACAAGTCATCCTTTCTCCAACTATTCTATAATTCCATTTACTTATCTTAAATAAAAAAAATATTTACTATACCGTATATCTATTATATCATACTTTCAGTCATTTTTTATGATAATTTTTTTGTATTTTCTTTAACGTTTGCCATTGAATTTAAAGTTAATCCCATTAAAATAAATAATATTATTTTTTTTTATGTTTATTCTCCTTCTTGTTAGTGAACTACTCCCGCTTTTAGAAGCGGGAGCTTCTTGGGAAGTATCTTCTTTTGTTAGCCAAATATATTTACCAAGCTCTTCGGGCAGTTCCTGCCCTGTCTTTTTATTTCCTAATATTTCAACATCTCTTTTCTAATGTTCTTTATATTCAGTGCCCCATTGTAATCTCTGTCAATCTCAATTCCACAGAACTCACATTTATAGCTTCTTTCTGATAATTTCAGCTCCTCTTTAACATTTCCACATTTACTGCAAGTTTTCGACGACGGAAACCACTTATCTATTTTTAAAAATTGCTTTCCTAAAAACATCAACTTATACTCAAGCATCCTCAAGAACATTCCCCATCCATTATCTCCTACACTTTTCCCAAAATTTAATGCCTGGCTCATCCCTTTCATATTCAAATCCTCGACAATCACAGCATTATGTTCTTTGGACAATTTTTAATATGCTCATGTAATTTTGATATCTTCGCTTTTTACTTATACCAATTTTTAGAAAATTTTACTTTCCTTGATAATGATTTCTGTAATTTCTTTAATTTTTCTTCTAGCATCCTAAAATATCTTGGATAATCAGCCCTTTGGTTTTCAGAACTGACAAATAATTCAGACATTGAAAAATCAAAGCCAATTACCTTATCATTACTTGGCATTTTTTGAATTTCTTTTTCAAATTCCGTCAAGACAGAAACATAGTAATTTCCATTACTGTTTGTCAATGTTTTTGTCGTATAACTTTTAACACTATTCTTTTTAGATTTGAACTTTGGAAACTTCGCTCTCTTCTGAAAAAATTCGTAAACGATCGTTTTACATTTAGCTGAGTATTTGAAAGTGCCGGACTGTCCACTTCTTTCAAAAATTGGTTTTCACTCTTCAAACTGGCAGGTGTAATTATTTTATTTTTTCCAGTTTCTTCATAAATTTTATTCGCAGTGTACAAAATTGTATTGTAGACAAAACGAACACATCCGAAAGTCTTGTTTATCAATAATTCTTGCTCCTTATTTGGATAAATTCTGTATTTGAATGCTAAATTATATTTCATAAAATTACACCTCCTTTTGATTTTGAATATATTTTTTAATTATCTCTGACGGGCACTCCAACACTTACAACTAAGTAACTTCTACTCCAAAAATATTCTTTCCACAATCTTCTCCTTATTTCAGGAAATTCTTTTTTTATCAACCTGCTGAAAGCACTTTTGTAAGTATTTACAAACTTAGAAAGTTCAGTATTAGGCATAGCATTAATCAACATATGAATATGATCAGCATCATGTTCCCATTCTTTAAGAACAATGTTATACTTCGGACATATTTTTTCAAAAATCTCTTTCAATCTATTAGAAATTTCATCATTAATGACTTCTCTTCGATATTTTATACAAAAAATCATATGATAATTTATATCAAATACTGAATAATAATTACTATTATATGACATTATTATTAAATATTTCTATATTATTTTACTGAATAAATTGTATCATAAATATATCCTTTTTTCAATTTTTTTTACAAAAAAAAGCAATTCATCTCCCGCTTGTAGAAGCCGGAGACTTCTTGCTATCTTTTGTTAAAATGTAAAATAATATGAAATAAAAATGAAACGGTGGTATTATGAAAATACAGGATATAGCGAGACTGGCGAATGTTTCTGTGGCAACTGTCTCAAGAGTAATCAATAATAATGACAATGTAAGAGAAGAAACAAAGGAAAGAATAAATCGGATTATAAAGGAAAATAATTATTATCCCAACGTAATTGCAAGAAATCTTTCTAAAAATGAAAATAATACAATAGGAATAATAATTCCTGATATAAAAAATTTATATTTTGCAAGTATAATGGATGGAATAGTTAATGAAGCAAGCAGACGAAACTTAAATATTATTCTAGGATGTTCAAATGAAAATTTTGAATTACAGGAAAAATATATAGAATTATTCATAGAGCAGAGAGTTAAAGGGATAATTATTGCAGTAACTCAAAATTCATATACTAAAATTGATTTTTTTGATCAGACATCTTTAAAAATACCATTAGTACTGATTGACAGAAAAATAGACAAACAGATGCCTGGAGTATTTTTTGAAAATTTTCATTCAGTTTACGGAGTTATAGAAAAATTTATAAAATATGGAAAGAAAAAAATAGGATTTTTAGCAGGATCTCAAACTATAAGTACAGCAAAAGAAAGATTAGAGGGTTATAAAAAAGCCTTAAAAGATAATGAGATTAAGTACGATAAAAAATTAGTACTTTATGGAGATTTCACATTGGAAAGTGGGTATAATCTGGGAAAAGAAATTTTAAAAAGAGAAATAGATGGCATATATATTTCTAATAACTCAATGACATTAGGATTTTTAAAGGTTTTAAAAGAATTAAACATAAATTCTGAAAACATAAAGATTGCAACTTTTGAAGATAATGAAATCATAAGATTTATTGATGAGAAAATAGTGTCTTATAATATGCCTTTTTCAGAATTAGCTAAAAGAAGTATAGAAATATTGGAATCACTGCTAAAAAATGATACTTCAGATACAACGGTTGAGATAAGCCTTTAATAATAAAAAGGCTATCTTAGAATAAAAAATATGAAAAAATATAAAAACTATATTTAATTTTTCATTTTTATAATGCAATCTAATTAAACATCAATACATTCAATAAATTCAGGGGCTGTCTCATAAAGATAATTTTGTGAAACAGCCTTTTTATTTACTAAACTAACGAAAGAATAAAAAATTTAAATTGAATCTAAAAAATTATGATTACATAATCTGATATTTTTCTACATATTTTAATTTATTATTTATCCAATATTCCAACTGGTTATTATTCTGATTTATTCGAAATTCAAGGCTACGTTTCGCTGTATCAACAAACAATGAGTTTTCTTTTTGATAAATTGACAAGTAATATTTTCCTTTTTTATCAATAGCAACCACTTTTCCATCCTGTATTGAAAAAGTATATTGAATACTCTTGTAACTACGATTTGGAGACCAGACTATTTTCTTGTCGTCAATTCTTTTTATATAAAATGCCGAATTTATTGGAATTCCTAGATTTAACCATTTAAAACCTCTGCTGTCAATTCCGCCTGAAATTCCTGTATTTGCATAAGCGGTTATTTTGTATTCACCTTTATCTACATTTTTAACTCCTGCAAATACTATTCCTAATGATTTTAGTTCAGCTTTCTCCATATTTACGTTATCTTTATAATTTGAAAAAAAATCGTCTGGTGAATATTTTATAATTTTAGATTCATCAGTTATTTTTCCTTTTTTATTCACTTTTATAATTTTAAAATCTTTTTGCAACGTATCTGACAGAAATTCATAAACATTTAGTGCAGCATATCTGGAAGGCATAAAAGCCAGATAATTTCCTACGTTTAGCTGGACTGGATATTTGTCTCCGTTGCCAATGATTATACTATTGCTGATATATGCTGGATTATTTGACATTCTATAAGAAAATTTTTCGAAATTGTTAAAATTTTCTTTATTTCCTGCATTTAATACAAATCCTATTAAAATATTTGTTAATAGAATAAATTTTAATAAAATATTTTTTTTCATCATAAATAAGTTCTCCTAAAATTTTTTATAATATTACTTTTATATAAAAACATTTGATTCTAATAAATTGTACAATATTTTTCTTTTTATTTCAATTTAATTTGGCTTTGAAATAATTTTATATTGCATAGATATTGGAGATGAGTTTTTATTAAGAAAAATATGAAGATAAAAGCTGGTATATCGATAAGTTAAGTACGTTAAAAAGTAAAAATAGTTATTGACAATTTTTAATAAATATTGTATATTATATATGAATAGATGCTCATATATTTAAATAAAAATATTTATATAAATAAAAATTTTGGGAGGTTAGGCTCATGAAAACTAATGAATGTACACTATTTATTGAAGGGTTAGATTGCCCTAATTGTGCTGCTAAGATTGAACGTAAATTAAATACACTGCAAAGGATTAAGGCAGCTACCGTTGATTTTCTTGGAAAAAGAGTTATTGTAGAATCTGAAGATTTTTCACAAGATGAACTGGCAAAATTTATTCAGGCTGAAGTGGATAAAATTGAGAATGGAGTTACGATTTCTACTAAAAAATCTCATTCCCATAGCCACAATCATCATCACAGCCATAGTCATTCAGAT includes:
- a CDS encoding POTRA domain-containing protein; the protein is MLKHKIFSFIIAATLITSINNLTWADNEQHIAETDDEVLVKEKEEEREDEDSENLFYISNVDIEGMKTFDKKYFLENLPIKAGDNASSKKIIEGAKKYLKRDFASVNLAQTYSYNSISVLYKVKENPIVRSINLKGNTLYITEELIKASGIKIGEILNGNLLYPYDNGIINLYVKDGYLGARIESINVSDEGDINIELTEGVVDSVEFTNMKYRNNDKIPSSLKTKPYIFERSQAIKPGQIFQKENIEATIKSLYRTGIFDRVEPFIEDKEDDPNARIVKFHVEERQTVSQKIDIGYVAELGIHKSFRLSDSNFLGKGQNASIEYFDTTKGNKNFTINWYEPWLRGTDHVGLFGSVYWEQSVDIAAKSDEVKKAKTIGTFWTISKSLDKLDKDIDISLSTSFRNIKELFANKKVNDKYKLFQINPRLIYDKRNDKINPTKGIYAEISYKKGKLVNDPRKFDNFEIDLKAYHPTFLEIKI
- a CDS encoding BamA/TamA family outer membrane protein, which produces MAYKAKWGTTGKETPEWEKFSVGGYRTIRGYDFGAFDGYDQFFATIQNRTKINNIIELIAFFDIGNAWQHEEKDPVTGKKIYRPNRKDAHNFKNLKKSYGIGAGFNTPFGLLKFEYGWPLDPEKKGEKVGNGKFYLNLDYSF
- a CDS encoding nucleoside hydrolase, producing MNSDEKITLVPIGPLTNIGMAMRFEPKIIEKINRIVLMGGSYQLGNTTPAAEFNILADPEAAHIVFTSGVKLVMMGLDLTRQTLATKEVVDNIRTLNNKASRVFVESMEFFTSAQKKNAPPVHDPTTIAYIIDPECIEVKPMFCEIELWSEKSYGRTICDYFGILKKEPNVDVGVRLDFDRFWNLVYENFKLYDNL
- the proC gene encoding pyrroline-5-carboxylate reductase is translated as MKLGIIGAGNMGSSILKGVTASNFLENKNIAIFDLNKVKIEELSKEYGVKKAENENELANKSDILIVSVKPNIVPKVLDKIKDDLSEKTIVLSIAAGISIDFIENIIGTDKKVIRTMPNTPAQVMEGMTAVSFNQNIQENEKTMIFKLLNSFGKSIEIDEKLMHAYTGISGSLPAYVYVFIEALADGGVLEGMPRDKAYEIIAQTVLGSAKMMLETKKHPGVLKDEVTSPGGTTIAALKVLEDGKFRGTVMEAVKACTEKSKEMAGE
- a CDS encoding cob(I)yrinic acid a,c-diamide adenosyltransferase, coding for MKIYTKYGDEGFTRLAGGERVSKTHVRVEAYGTMDEVCSLLGVIVAEIREDEKLNSVLGEIRKECENIQQQLFDCGSDLAVPEGIREYKQQIGDVEWLEQRMDEYIPLLPRLECFIIPGGSKISSMFHMMRTSVRNLERKMIAVIEADEGINKIGLQYINRLSDYFFVVACLVNLKLGFSETVYKKSKKIFRNNK
- a CDS encoding RNA-guided endonuclease InsQ/TnpB family protein; this translates as MSKEHNAVIVEDLNMKGMSQALNFGKSVGDNGWGMFLRMLEYKLMFLGKQFLKIDKWFPSSKTCSKCGNVKEELKLSERSYKCEFCGIEIDRDYNGALNIKNIRKEMLKY
- a CDS encoding transposase; the encoded protein is MTNSNGNYYVSVLTEFEKEIQKMPSNDKVIGFDFSMSELFVSSENQRADYPRYFRMLEEKLKKLQKSLSRKVKFSKNWYK
- a CDS encoding helix-turn-helix domain-containing protein; its protein translation is MKYNLAFKYRIYPNKEQELLINKTFGCVRFVYNTILYTANKIYEETGKNKIITPASLKSENQFLKEVDSPALSNTQLNVKRSFTNFFRRERSFQSSNLKRIVLKVIRQKH
- a CDS encoding LacI family DNA-binding transcriptional regulator codes for the protein MKIQDIARLANVSVATVSRVINNNDNVREETKERINRIIKENNYYPNVIARNLSKNENNTIGIIIPDIKNLYFASIMDGIVNEASRRNLNIILGCSNENFELQEKYIELFIEQRVKGIIIAVTQNSYTKIDFFDQTSLKIPLVLIDRKIDKQMPGVFFENFHSVYGVIEKFIKYGKKKIGFLAGSQTISTAKERLEGYKKALKDNEIKYDKKLVLYGDFTLESGYNLGKEILKREIDGIYISNNSMTLGFLKVLKELNINSENIKIATFEDNEIIRFIDEKIVSYNMPFSELAKRSIEILESLLKNDTSDTTVEISL
- a CDS encoding oligoendopeptidase gives rise to the protein MMKKNILLKFILLTNILIGFVLNAGNKENFNNFEKFSYRMSNNPAYISNSIIIGNGDKYPVQLNVGNYLAFMPSRYAALNVYEFLSDTLQKDFKIIKVNKKGKITDESKIIKYSPDDFFSNYKDNVNMEKAELKSLGIVFAGVKNVDKGEYKITAYANTGISGGIDSRGFKWLNLGIPINSAFYIKRIDDKKIVWSPNRSYKSIQYTFSIQDGKVVAIDKKGKYYLSIYQKENSLFVDTAKRSLEFRINQNNNQLEYWINNKLKYVEKYQIM